The following proteins are co-located in the Polymorphospora rubra genome:
- a CDS encoding MarR family winged helix-turn-helix transcriptional regulator: protein MAEAVSDQDDLLALERQVCFALSVAARGVVAVYRPLLEPMGLTHPQYLVMLALWQYAPLSVKDLSGLLQLDPGTLSPLLKRLEAIGYVRRERDARDERSLSVTLTVAGRDLRAQAEGIPPAVVERLGLPLTELQNLHEALTRVIAAAQPGQPRRPAPLIKD from the coding sequence GTGGCCGAGGCTGTCAGTGACCAGGACGACCTGCTCGCGCTGGAGCGGCAGGTGTGCTTCGCGCTGTCCGTCGCCGCCCGGGGCGTGGTGGCCGTCTATCGCCCACTGCTGGAGCCGATGGGGCTGACCCACCCGCAATACCTGGTCATGCTCGCCCTGTGGCAGTACGCGCCACTGTCCGTCAAGGACCTCAGCGGACTGCTCCAGTTGGATCCGGGCACCCTGTCGCCGCTGCTCAAACGCCTGGAGGCGATCGGCTACGTACGCCGCGAGCGCGACGCCCGCGACGAGCGCAGCCTGTCGGTGACGCTGACCGTCGCCGGCCGCGACCTGCGCGCGCAGGCGGAGGGCATCCCGCCGGCGGTGGTGGAGCGGCTCGGTCTGCCCCTGACCGAGCTGCAGAACCTGCACGAGGCCCTGACCCGCGTGATCGCCGCCGCCCAGCCCGGCCAGCCCCGCCGGCCAGCCCCGCTGATCAAGGACTAG
- a CDS encoding questin oxidase family protein: MTTALLDEAYDRLRHTGPERSGWLSNHAPMAVECLARHGHGDDLHRWLDGYADRLEERPRGIARITADGWRDPLGDPVRTGDWLDHFERELAGEPWRTVLARWWPRLLPGIAAGATHGVIRVGHAVRALLDAETPPRVTELGHGLAYWAARWQPLAAPGAGPYPATDPRSALDAVPRVPDQRHGIRARLAQLADLPGWPAVAGAVPGDPAGSVPARLAAVVDAAVVRYGGHGYADPVMLVHAATVPNAVLRTLPALPATLWVPSLAAAWAATAAVTAAYAPARARTAPVARAGTGVRDLVDRAAASGDPHVIKFVDTAIDTYHRGGGTATLAVADRAIDDITG, from the coding sequence ATGACCACCGCGCTGCTCGACGAGGCGTACGACCGGCTCCGGCACACCGGACCGGAGCGCTCCGGCTGGCTGTCCAACCACGCCCCGATGGCGGTCGAGTGCCTGGCCCGGCACGGCCACGGCGACGATCTCCACCGGTGGCTGGACGGATACGCCGACCGGCTCGAGGAGCGACCGCGCGGCATCGCCCGGATCACCGCCGACGGGTGGCGTGACCCGCTCGGCGACCCGGTACGCACCGGCGACTGGCTCGACCACTTCGAGCGGGAACTGGCCGGCGAACCCTGGCGAACCGTGCTCGCCCGGTGGTGGCCACGCCTGCTGCCCGGAATCGCCGCCGGCGCCACGCACGGCGTCATCCGGGTCGGCCACGCCGTCCGCGCCCTGCTCGACGCGGAGACCCCGCCACGCGTCACCGAACTCGGCCACGGCCTCGCCTACTGGGCCGCCCGGTGGCAGCCGCTGGCGGCCCCCGGCGCCGGGCCGTACCCGGCGACCGATCCGAGGTCGGCGCTCGACGCCGTACCCCGGGTGCCGGACCAGCGGCACGGCATCCGGGCCCGGCTCGCCCAACTCGCCGACCTGCCCGGCTGGCCGGCCGTCGCCGGTGCGGTGCCGGGCGACCCGGCCGGGTCGGTGCCGGCGCGGCTCGCCGCCGTCGTCGACGCGGCCGTCGTCCGGTACGGCGGTCACGGGTATGCCGACCCGGTGATGCTCGTGCACGCGGCGACCGTGCCGAACGCGGTGCTGCGTACCCTCCCGGCCCTGCCCGCCACGCTCTGGGTGCCGAGTCTCGCCGCGGCCTGGGCCGCGACGGCCGCCGTCACCGCCGCGTACGCGCCGGCCCGCGCCCGCACCGCCCCGGTGGCACGGGCCGGAACCGGCGTACGCGACCTGGTCGACCGGGCGGCGGCGTCCGGCGACCCGCACGTGATCAAGTTCGTCGACACCGCGATCGACACGTACCACCGTGGCGGCGGGACCGCCACGCTCGCCGTGGCGGACCGGGCGATCGACGACATCACCGGCTGA
- a CDS encoding thioredoxin domain-containing protein — protein MSTNMKVTLALLGVVLVGLGALFVVVQRGSDDARAAAAERVVRDDSHRLSVAADGKVTVVEFLDFECPSCAAVYPAVEQLRAEYDGRIDYVVRNYPLPMHANAMNAALAVEAAAKQDAFEGMYQKLFESQASWGNQPQDQAATFEGYARELGLDIDRYRADVADPATAARVGTDREDGSAAGVTGTPTFFVNGERFDGQPTYAGLKAAVDAALAK, from the coding sequence ATGAGCACCAACATGAAGGTGACCCTGGCCCTGCTCGGGGTGGTGCTGGTCGGGCTGGGCGCACTGTTCGTGGTGGTCCAGCGCGGCAGTGACGACGCGCGGGCGGCCGCCGCCGAGCGGGTGGTCCGCGACGACAGTCACCGGCTCTCGGTCGCCGCCGACGGCAAGGTCACCGTCGTGGAGTTCCTCGACTTCGAGTGCCCGTCGTGCGCGGCGGTGTATCCGGCGGTCGAGCAGCTGCGTGCCGAGTACGACGGCCGGATCGACTACGTGGTGCGCAACTATCCGCTGCCGATGCACGCCAACGCGATGAACGCCGCGCTCGCCGTGGAGGCCGCCGCGAAGCAGGACGCGTTCGAGGGGATGTACCAGAAGCTGTTCGAGTCGCAGGCGAGCTGGGGAAACCAGCCGCAGGACCAGGCCGCGACGTTCGAGGGCTACGCCCGCGAACTCGGGCTGGACATCGACCGCTACCGCGCCGACGTGGCCGATCCGGCGACCGCGGCCCGGGTCGGCACCGACCGGGAGGACGGGAGTGCGGCCGGGGTGACCGGCACGCCGACGTTCTTCGTCAACGGCGAGCGGTTCGACGGGCAGCCGACGTACGCCGGTCTGAAGGCCGCGGTCGACGCGGCGCTGGCGAAGTGA
- a CDS encoding vitamin K epoxide reductase family protein, which produces MPFAARVVGWVLAVGGGIGALAAFVLTVEKINLIADPGYRPTCSINPILSCGSVMTTPQAEVFGFPNPLLGIAGFSVVTTIGVLVLAGARLPRWVWLGLQAGATFGVVFVHWLVYQSLYRIGALCPYCMVVWVVMIAIFWYVTLHNLHHRHLPVPGAAGRGVDALVRLHTVGLTVWFLVIVGLIGEAFWFYWRTLL; this is translated from the coding sequence GTGCCGTTCGCGGCGCGGGTCGTCGGTTGGGTGCTCGCCGTCGGTGGCGGGATCGGTGCCCTGGCCGCGTTCGTGCTCACCGTCGAGAAGATCAACCTGATCGCGGACCCGGGCTACCGGCCGACGTGCAGCATCAACCCGATCCTGTCCTGCGGTTCGGTGATGACGACGCCGCAGGCCGAGGTGTTCGGCTTCCCCAATCCGCTGCTCGGCATCGCCGGGTTCAGCGTGGTCACCACGATCGGCGTGCTGGTGCTGGCTGGTGCCCGGCTGCCCCGGTGGGTCTGGCTGGGGCTGCAGGCGGGCGCGACGTTCGGCGTGGTCTTCGTGCACTGGCTGGTCTACCAGAGCCTCTACCGGATCGGCGCACTGTGCCCGTACTGCATGGTGGTCTGGGTCGTCATGATCGCCATCTTCTGGTACGTGACGCTGCACAACCTGCACCACCGGCACCTGCCGGTACCCGGTGCCGCCGGTCGGGGTGTGGACGCGCTGGTCCGGCTGCACACCGTGGGCCTGACCGTCTGGTTCCTCGTCATCGTCGGGCTGATCGGCGAGGCGTTCTGGTTCTACTGGCGTACCCTGCTCTAG
- a CDS encoding SMI1/KNR4 family protein, with translation MVVVAEGAATPDRLETVWQAVADDLSSVEPQDADPVALAGLYDDLYGMFTEVGVTDVSARLALPADYVCFLALAGGDRWWRHSTYDESSFCLFGIDRVWSATDFSCRLWADRRPAGEPMWLTVAALSDRSELALCCDRADPRFGAVVECHDDHPWHAGNGLFSPRASFTDFLASLS, from the coding sequence GTGGTGGTGGTCGCCGAGGGCGCAGCGACGCCGGACCGGCTCGAGACGGTGTGGCAGGCCGTTGCCGACGATCTCTCCTCGGTCGAGCCGCAGGACGCGGATCCGGTGGCCCTCGCCGGGCTGTACGACGACCTCTACGGAATGTTCACCGAGGTCGGCGTCACCGACGTGTCGGCGCGACTCGCGTTGCCGGCCGACTACGTTTGTTTCCTCGCCCTCGCCGGGGGTGACCGGTGGTGGCGCCACTCCACCTACGACGAATCGTCCTTCTGCCTCTTCGGGATCGACCGGGTGTGGTCGGCCACGGACTTCTCCTGCCGGCTCTGGGCGGACCGGCGACCGGCCGGGGAGCCGATGTGGTTGACCGTCGCGGCGTTGTCGGACCGAAGCGAGTTGGCGCTGTGCTGCGACCGCGCCGACCCGCGGTTCGGTGCGGTCGTCGAGTGCCACGACGACCACCCGTGGCACGCCGGCAACGGCCTCTTCTCGCCCCGGGCGTCGTTCACCGACTTCCTGGCGTCGCTTTCGTGA
- a CDS encoding aldehyde dehydrogenase (NADP(+)), which yields MQLTGEMFIGADRIRGTAGDRRSVDPATGEELEPAYGMDDGTVVAEACRRAEAAFDAYRSLPDQRRAGFLRQIADNLEAAGEQLVAAVQAETGLAEGRARTELGRTANQLRMFADLLANPDWRDPRHVPAQPDRAPLPRPDLRSRYIPLGPVAVFGASNFPLAFSVAGGDTASALAVGCPVVVKGHLAHLRTGELAGACIADAARTTGMPDGVFSLVFGAGNETGEQLVADPRIAAVGFTGSRAGGTALMAVAQRRPVPIPVFAEMSAINPVFLLPGKVAAAAAETATGYVTSLTMGAGQFCTNPGLLLAVEGPDFATFRETVAGLLGGQVAQTMLTAGIASAYRAGNAELAGLPAVSLVAEGAPTDAPNACRPAVYQTDAKTLLAEPRLQEEVFGATSILVSCATADELIEAATHLGGQLTATLHADPTDHELAAKLLPVLERRAGRIIYNGWPTGVEVSPAMVHGGPYPATSDARATSVGTMAIHRFLRPVAYQDLPEDLLPA from the coding sequence ATGCAGCTCACCGGAGAGATGTTCATCGGCGCCGACCGGATCCGCGGCACCGCCGGCGACCGCCGGTCGGTCGACCCGGCCACCGGCGAGGAACTGGAACCGGCGTACGGGATGGACGACGGGACCGTCGTCGCCGAGGCGTGCCGCCGGGCGGAGGCGGCGTTCGACGCGTACCGGTCCCTGCCCGACCAGCGCCGGGCCGGGTTCCTGCGGCAGATCGCCGACAACCTCGAAGCGGCCGGCGAGCAGCTCGTCGCCGCGGTGCAGGCCGAGACCGGACTCGCCGAAGGCCGGGCCCGCACCGAGCTCGGCCGGACCGCCAACCAGCTCCGGATGTTCGCCGACCTGCTGGCGAACCCGGACTGGCGCGATCCCCGGCACGTTCCGGCCCAGCCGGACCGGGCCCCGCTGCCCCGGCCCGACCTGCGCTCGCGCTACATCCCGCTCGGCCCCGTCGCGGTCTTCGGCGCCTCGAACTTTCCGCTGGCGTTCTCGGTCGCCGGCGGCGACACCGCGTCGGCGCTGGCCGTCGGCTGCCCGGTCGTCGTCAAGGGCCATCTCGCCCACCTGCGTACCGGTGAACTCGCCGGTGCCTGCATCGCCGACGCCGCCCGGACCACCGGGATGCCCGACGGGGTCTTCTCCCTGGTCTTCGGCGCCGGCAACGAGACCGGCGAACAGCTGGTCGCCGACCCCCGGATCGCCGCCGTCGGCTTCACCGGTTCCCGGGCCGGCGGCACCGCCCTGATGGCCGTCGCGCAGCGCCGCCCGGTCCCGATCCCGGTCTTCGCCGAGATGTCCGCGATCAACCCGGTCTTCCTGCTGCCCGGCAAGGTCGCCGCCGCCGCGGCCGAAACCGCGACCGGGTACGTCACCTCGCTGACGATGGGCGCCGGCCAGTTCTGCACCAACCCCGGCCTGCTCCTCGCCGTCGAAGGCCCCGACTTCGCCACCTTCCGCGAGACGGTGGCCGGGCTGCTCGGCGGGCAGGTGGCGCAGACCATGCTGACCGCCGGCATCGCGTCGGCGTACCGGGCCGGCAACGCCGAACTCGCCGGCCTGCCCGCCGTCAGCCTGGTCGCCGAAGGCGCGCCCACCGACGCCCCGAACGCCTGTCGGCCCGCCGTCTACCAGACCGACGCCAAGACCCTGCTGGCCGAGCCACGGTTGCAGGAGGAGGTCTTCGGCGCCACCTCGATCCTCGTCTCGTGCGCCACGGCCGACGAACTGATCGAGGCCGCCACCCACCTGGGCGGGCAGCTCACCGCCACCCTGCACGCCGACCCGACCGACCACGAGCTGGCCGCGAAACTGCTGCCGGTGCTGGAACGCCGGGCCGGCCGGATCATCTACAACGGCTGGCCGACCGGCGTCGAGGTCAGCCCGGCGATGGTCCACGGTGGGCCGTATCCGGCCACCTCGGACGCCCGGGCGACCTCGGTCGGCACCATGGCGATCCACCGGTTCCTGCGCCCGGTCGCCTACCAGGACCTGCCGGAAGACCTGCTGCCGGCGTGA
- a CDS encoding DAK2 domain-containing protein, with protein sequence MLMKTYLDAAEAAHAELTRIDQVAGDGDFGDNLRDGLRGVVSRLPADADLATEFDVAATWFLDEVGGTSGPLIGLLLREIAAELAEPGDEDTALVAGLTGGLAAVQRVGEAQVGDRTMVDCLAPTVDGLRAATGPVDWTATAAAALTHARATADLRARMGRASYVGERVLGTPDAGAMGIALLFWALAVHRDPAARDGLTDPAHLDG encoded by the coding sequence ATGCTGATGAAGACCTACCTCGACGCGGCCGAGGCCGCCCACGCCGAACTGACCCGGATCGACCAGGTCGCCGGCGACGGCGACTTCGGCGACAACCTCCGCGACGGCCTGCGCGGCGTGGTGTCCCGGCTGCCCGCCGACGCCGACCTCGCCACCGAGTTCGACGTCGCGGCAACCTGGTTCCTCGACGAGGTCGGCGGCACCAGCGGCCCCCTCATCGGGCTCCTGCTGCGCGAGATCGCCGCCGAACTGGCCGAGCCGGGCGACGAGGACACCGCGCTCGTCGCCGGGCTCACCGGCGGGCTCGCCGCCGTCCAGCGGGTCGGCGAGGCCCAGGTCGGCGACCGCACGATGGTCGACTGCCTCGCCCCGACCGTCGACGGCCTCCGCGCCGCGACCGGACCGGTCGACTGGACCGCGACCGCCGCCGCCGCGCTGACCCACGCCCGTGCCACCGCCGATCTGCGGGCCCGGATGGGCCGCGCCAGCTACGTCGGCGAACGCGTGCTCGGCACCCCGGACGCCGGCGCCATGGGAATCGCCCTGCTGTTCTGGGCCCTCGCCGTGCACCGCGACCCGGCCGCCCGCGACGGCCTCACCGACCCCGCCCACCTCGACGGCTGA
- a CDS encoding dihydroxyacetone kinase subunit DhaK, giving the protein MAEAFFASGADYVDRALLGFARDHGDIVELNQNPVYVTAVNRDPRRRVGIVSGGGSGHEPMHIGLVGTGMLDAAVPGKVFASPHNRQIYEASKAVAGPDGVLHVVKNYTGDRINFGIAAERLRHDGIRVERVLVDDDVATESEQTATGRRGTGATVIVEKILGAAADQGLDLDGLTELGRAVTARSRSVAVASVAHTSHVTGEPGFVLDPGQLEYGVGIHGERAQRSIPRPPLEELVDRMVADVLAKAPAGDSAIVLVNGLGGTTGIELYNVFARTTDDLADRGIAVAGSLVGTWSPALDMKGFSITVTMLDQGWAGLWHAPAWTAVLRK; this is encoded by the coding sequence ATGGCCGAAGCCTTCTTCGCGTCCGGGGCGGACTACGTCGACCGGGCCCTGCTCGGGTTCGCCCGCGACCACGGCGACATCGTCGAACTCAACCAGAACCCCGTCTACGTCACGGCGGTCAACCGCGACCCGCGCCGGCGCGTCGGCATCGTCTCCGGCGGCGGCTCCGGCCACGAGCCGATGCACATCGGGCTCGTCGGCACCGGAATGCTCGACGCCGCCGTACCGGGCAAGGTCTTCGCCTCGCCGCACAACCGGCAGATCTACGAGGCCAGCAAGGCCGTCGCCGGACCCGACGGCGTACTGCACGTGGTCAAGAACTACACCGGCGACCGGATCAACTTTGGCATCGCCGCCGAGCGGCTGCGGCACGACGGCATCCGGGTCGAACGCGTACTCGTCGACGACGACGTGGCGACCGAGAGTGAGCAGACCGCGACCGGGCGCCGCGGCACCGGCGCGACCGTGATCGTCGAGAAGATCCTCGGCGCCGCCGCCGACCAGGGCCTCGACCTCGACGGCCTGACCGAACTCGGCCGCGCCGTCACCGCCCGCTCGCGCAGCGTCGCCGTCGCGTCGGTCGCGCACACCTCGCACGTCACCGGCGAACCCGGCTTCGTCCTCGACCCCGGACAGCTCGAGTACGGCGTCGGCATCCACGGGGAACGCGCCCAGCGCAGCATCCCCCGGCCTCCGCTGGAGGAACTCGTCGACCGGATGGTCGCCGACGTACTCGCCAAGGCCCCGGCCGGCGACTCGGCGATCGTCCTGGTCAACGGCCTCGGCGGCACCACCGGCATCGAGCTCTACAACGTCTTCGCGCGCACCACCGACGACCTCGCCGACCGGGGCATCGCCGTCGCCGGCAGCCTCGTCGGCACCTGGTCACCCGCGCTGGACATGAAGGGCTTCTCGATCACCGTCACCATGCTCGACCAAGGCTGGGCCGGACTGTGGCACGCGCCCGCGTGGACCGCCGTCCTCAGGAAGTGA
- a CDS encoding LacI family DNA-binding transcriptional regulator, giving the protein MAGIRDVAKLAGVSTATVTRALRDEASVTAATKAKVRAAALRLDYVPSAAARALSRGRSNLLGLFVPDITNPFYAQVAQGLEDRAAEARYHCVIASSHLNPERERHLLTSFQDGTLAGLAATTVGTDEGFTTALGATRGPLVLVDRRPRGIKAPLVRTDNRKVTRGAISQLFEMGHTRIAMISGPRDFDTACQRLSGFRLAYKAAGTALPDELIRHGHLGEAGGYKAMNELLELDPRPTAVFCFNNLVTVGALKAIREARLRIPVDISILAFDDMNLFPLVEPPISAIDQPAYEMGRAAADLLLRQLDGERGLGDVVLPATMIMRESLAPPSTR; this is encoded by the coding sequence GTGGCAGGAATCCGGGACGTGGCCAAACTGGCCGGCGTGTCGACCGCGACCGTGACGCGCGCACTGCGGGACGAAGCCTCGGTGACGGCGGCGACCAAGGCCAAGGTCAGGGCCGCCGCCCTCCGGCTGGACTACGTCCCCAGCGCCGCGGCACGCGCCCTGTCCCGCGGCCGGTCCAACCTGCTCGGCCTGTTCGTACCGGACATCACCAACCCGTTCTACGCACAGGTCGCCCAGGGACTGGAGGACCGGGCCGCGGAGGCGCGCTACCACTGCGTGATCGCCAGCTCGCACCTCAACCCCGAGCGCGAGCGGCACCTGCTCACCTCGTTCCAGGACGGCACCCTCGCCGGACTCGCCGCCACCACCGTGGGCACCGACGAGGGATTCACCACCGCACTCGGTGCCACCCGGGGCCCGCTGGTCCTCGTCGACCGGCGGCCCCGGGGCATCAAGGCACCACTCGTACGCACCGACAACCGCAAGGTGACCCGGGGCGCGATCAGCCAGCTCTTCGAGATGGGGCACACCCGGATCGCGATGATCTCCGGGCCGCGCGACTTCGACACCGCCTGCCAGCGGCTCTCCGGGTTCCGGCTCGCCTACAAGGCGGCCGGGACCGCCCTGCCCGACGAACTCATCCGGCACGGCCACCTCGGCGAGGCCGGCGGCTACAAGGCAATGAACGAGCTGCTGGAACTCGACCCGCGCCCCACCGCGGTGTTCTGCTTCAACAACCTCGTCACCGTCGGGGCGCTCAAGGCGATCCGGGAGGCCCGGCTGCGCATCCCCGTCGACATCAGCATCCTGGCCTTCGACGACATGAATCTCTTCCCGCTCGTCGAGCCGCCGATCAGCGCGATCGACCAGCCCGCGTACGAGATGGGCCGGGCCGCCGCCGACCTGCTGCTGCGCCAGCTCGACGGCGAACGGGGGCTCGGTGACGTCGTACTGCCGGCAACGATGATCATGCGGGAGTCGCTGGCCCCGCCCAGCACCCGCTGA
- a CDS encoding dihydrodipicolinate synthase family protein — protein MASAAPEFAGIIPPLVTPFDAEENIDTEALRAEIRFHLAVGVHGLCVTGSTGDGQMLSLEQSVTVSKIAVEEVKGAVPVIAGIIRDSTAEVIRYGLALKEVGVDALQVTPVHYLFQPDEETTLDYYRRICDTTGLPVLIYNVIPYALIPATTVYRAIQEIPGVVGVKQSGGNIHQLADLLKAAPTGGVVFTAVDDLLYPAYLLGAGGAISATLTVVPQLCVDQWDAVQKGDHKTALEIHNRLLPVWRAIDGPNMTVRIKTALKLQGRDGGLGAHPLTPVSEQEEAVIRAALVEAGAIAA, from the coding sequence ATGGCTTCAGCAGCACCCGAGTTCGCGGGAATCATTCCGCCGCTCGTGACTCCGTTCGACGCGGAGGAGAACATCGACACCGAAGCCCTGCGTGCGGAGATCCGCTTCCACCTCGCGGTGGGTGTGCACGGGCTGTGCGTCACCGGCTCGACCGGCGATGGACAGATGCTCTCGCTTGAACAGTCCGTGACCGTCTCCAAGATCGCCGTCGAGGAGGTCAAGGGTGCGGTGCCGGTCATCGCCGGCATCATCCGCGACTCGACCGCCGAGGTCATCCGCTACGGGCTCGCGCTCAAGGAGGTCGGCGTCGACGCCCTCCAGGTCACCCCGGTGCACTACCTCTTCCAGCCGGACGAGGAGACCACCCTCGACTACTACCGGCGGATCTGCGACACCACCGGACTGCCGGTCCTGATCTACAACGTGATCCCCTACGCGCTGATCCCGGCCACCACCGTCTACCGGGCCATCCAGGAGATCCCCGGCGTCGTCGGCGTCAAGCAGTCCGGCGGCAACATCCACCAGCTCGCCGACCTGCTCAAGGCCGCCCCCACCGGGGGTGTCGTCTTCACCGCCGTCGACGACCTGCTCTACCCGGCCTACCTGCTCGGCGCCGGCGGCGCCATCAGCGCCACCCTCACCGTCGTGCCGCAGCTCTGCGTCGACCAGTGGGACGCGGTCCAGAAGGGCGACCACAAGACCGCCCTGGAGATCCACAACAGGCTGCTGCCGGTGTGGCGCGCGATCGACGGCCCCAACATGACCGTACGCATCAAGACCGCGCTGAAGCTGCAGGGCCGCGACGGCGGACTCGGCGCCCACCCGCTCACCCCGGTCAGCGAGCAGGAGGAGGCGGTGATCCGGGCCGCCCTCGTGGAGGCCGGCGCGATCGCCGCGTGA
- a CDS encoding ABC transporter substrate-binding protein: MTRNHPRARLAVTAAAVAGTVALLAACSPPGAGSGNSAGRADDGGPINLTFWTNLTVSTQAGAIQQQAEQCATQQQDVSVTFEAVPFDSMYPKMVTAFKAGNGPDIMNTIEGGVAAAEAGGFIVPVDDVVESHGKDDFIPSFLHAVGKDDQTWAVPDWALHQEVWYRKDLFQAKGIEIPKSWPELLAAAKQLDDPANGVRGFAVPMGSALVAPQTYYQFLYANGVHTFDPQTGEYALDRDPAKAIEATQFMLDLYQAASPPESRTWTWNDFRTGYAQGKLAMVLDFGAVVGLAAEQNPSMIDNMGVFPLPGPTAEIKPQGSIGGGYFFMVGKSNERREKAAKTLVECMMQPDLAAARTNTRPVFALPATNSAAESATYTGNETVRRFAPEIQTIRENILPEWYRYGMEAGLNQLAGQIEATTFVGDQLQAAAAGNITAEQAFNNINAEMKRLAKVS; encoded by the coding sequence ATGACCCGCAACCACCCCAGAGCGAGGCTCGCAGTCACCGCCGCCGCGGTGGCCGGGACCGTCGCGCTGCTCGCGGCGTGCAGTCCACCCGGCGCCGGATCCGGCAACTCTGCCGGCCGCGCGGACGACGGCGGACCCATCAACCTGACCTTCTGGACCAACCTCACGGTGAGTACTCAGGCCGGGGCGATCCAGCAGCAGGCCGAGCAGTGCGCCACCCAGCAGCAGGACGTCAGCGTGACGTTCGAGGCCGTCCCGTTCGACAGCATGTATCCGAAGATGGTCACCGCCTTCAAGGCGGGCAACGGCCCCGACATCATGAACACCATCGAGGGTGGCGTCGCCGCCGCCGAGGCCGGCGGCTTCATCGTCCCCGTCGACGACGTCGTCGAAAGCCACGGCAAGGACGACTTCATCCCGTCCTTCCTGCACGCGGTCGGCAAGGACGACCAGACCTGGGCGGTGCCGGACTGGGCCCTGCACCAGGAGGTCTGGTATCGCAAGGACCTCTTCCAGGCCAAGGGCATCGAGATCCCGAAGTCGTGGCCCGAACTGCTCGCCGCCGCCAAGCAGCTCGACGACCCGGCGAACGGCGTACGCGGCTTCGCCGTACCGATGGGTTCGGCGCTCGTCGCCCCGCAGACCTACTACCAGTTCCTGTACGCCAACGGCGTACACACCTTCGACCCGCAGACCGGCGAGTACGCGCTCGACCGCGACCCGGCGAAGGCGATCGAGGCCACCCAGTTCATGCTCGACCTCTACCAGGCGGCGTCCCCGCCGGAGTCGCGCACCTGGACGTGGAACGACTTCCGGACCGGATACGCGCAGGGCAAGCTCGCCATGGTGCTCGACTTCGGTGCCGTCGTCGGCCTGGCCGCCGAGCAGAACCCGAGCATGATCGACAACATGGGCGTCTTCCCGCTGCCCGGCCCGACCGCTGAGATCAAGCCGCAGGGCTCGATCGGCGGCGGCTACTTCTTCATGGTCGGCAAGAGCAACGAGCGGCGGGAAAAGGCCGCCAAGACCCTGGTCGAGTGCATGATGCAGCCCGACCTGGCCGCCGCCCGGACCAACACCCGGCCGGTGTTCGCGCTGCCGGCGACCAACAGCGCCGCCGAGTCCGCCACCTACACCGGCAACGAGACCGTGCGGCGCTTCGCCCCGGAGATCCAGACCATCCGGGAGAACATCCTGCCCGAGTGGTACCGCTACGGCATGGAGGCCGGCCTGAACCAGCTCGCCGGCCAGATCGAGGCGACCACCTTCGTCGGTGACCAGCTCCAGGCGGCCGCGGCCGGCAACATCACCGCCGAGCAGGCCTTCAACAACATCAACGCCGAGATGAAGCGTCTCGCCAAAGTCAGCTGA